The sequence GGAATTTCTGTAAATGAAATGTAGAGTgtcaacaattaatttaaaatttttgcacATGTTTGgtgaatattatatatattatataaataataataaataaaagttataataaaatgtcaGTGAAGAGTAGAACTaatgtaagtttatttatataaaatattttactatgcTGTATTTTGTCtgtttatttaagtttttattgaaagtatttcctgttattatttttcagatgaTCTTCCGAATGTTTGTTACACGAATAAAACAGCCATCAGAAACTGAAGTTGGTTTATTTAACGTTGACGTTTACCCAAAAATATCACAAACGCAAAAACTACCTTGTTACAGTGATTCAGATTTagatgttaataaaaatgacgATTCAGGTGAAATTACATTAAACGAAAAAACTACAGTCAATAAAAAGGTTATCCAGGTACTGAGTGATACAGGTGATGTTGATTTGAATCACATTCCGCGAGAATGTTTAAGAAGACTACGGGTTCCTCAATCactacatttattaaataaaaataccgcTAAAGAGTTTTCATCAATGATTGTAAATGatgtaaaatcaaatataCCTGTGTTGGAGATAAATCCTGGTCCTGGATTTTTAACTGAAGAATTACTTAGAAATGATGTATCTcgagtttatttatatgagaGACTTCGTAAGTTTGATTGGTACCTCGATCcccttgtaaaaaaatatggcaGTCGAGTGGAGGTACGGCAccacaatattttaaatttacagtatATTGAAGTAATAGATTTGAAATCAGGGAGTACGaatatgcaaaaaatttttgagggaATTGAAAAGAAAGAATGGCATGAAGAACCTTCGATGCAAATTATTGGAGCAGTATCTAATggccaatttttaaattacttacaatattCAATGTTGACGCGATATTTGTCTGATTTTGGACGtgtcattttatatattgcTACTCGTCCATCAATTGTTAAAGTAACTATGAtgattttaacatattttaataataataatttaaatttaaatgtgttgattataattttaatctgtaatttataattatttataggaaattttttaccaattttcTAATTGCTAATTTCCCTGTTTGAAAAATCCAATTAATTTCCATTAAtgcttatgaaatttaataaaaatttttattcattttccgATGAAAAATTTGCAAACTGATAAGGCTCAAATATCACCAACTTAAGTGTCCATAAAAAGTGTCGAATTTCTATAATTCGATTACatgattaattttgataaaaagtttttctttattttaatctaaagGGGGTCATTGTGCTTAAATAGGAtacgttattaatttatttatatagttgaattttataaaactatttttaaataatgctaCGACAGTAACAAAGTGTATGTGTAgcagataaattaataatgtgggttatttttataaataattattaggcAATTGAATGACGCGCAATTTATCAGGCAAAAAAAGTATGTTACTTGTATCTGCAGgtacacaaaaaaaagaatttctcggtgcaaaaaattttactcgtcccgaaaatattttttgcatcatGAATTgaaagcaaaaattttattggataagaaaaaatttttggggtgAGAAACAATGTCGCATTAGGGGGGAGATGCAAAAAAAGagcatatttttgtgattttttttttttttgagagtACCTTCTTTactaaaattcttaaaatttgtgacattttTAAGCAtaatttcaagaatattctgctaaatttttacaaaaaaatagtgaaaaataagccagtggcaGTGGGAAGAACTGagtcactttaaaaaaaacctcCATGcggtaggcaggataactcatgactgctgcatttgaaatcaaaaaaaccaaaaagactTCTTTAGCATATAAGGATATCttggatttgaacgaaggatttttttttcaataactacttattttttaattaaacaaaaggagcaatttttagtgaaaatcagaattttttgatTGCACTGTTACCAAGAacacaaaaatgaatattttgtttatccCTTTGTTCAAATCcaagataaaattatgaactcaagaaatctttttggttttttgatttcagatgaaACAGTCATGAGTTGTCCTGCCTACcgcatggagacttttttttaaaatgactcggttctccccactaccactggcttatttttcaatatttttttatgaaaatttagcagaatattcttgaaatgatgCTTAAAAAGGGCACGAATTTTACGAATTTTAGTAAAGaaggtactctgaaaaaaaaattacaaaaatattctctgttttttttatctcagacCCTTTTCCGGCCTTAAGAAACTTTTTCTagtcttaagaaaatttatttttgttcttatttcataatgcaaaattttttttgcgccaaaaagtcgtttttttctgtgtataaaactacacattttattaaattaacaatacatttaaactgtaattattaattattatcagacTTGTCAAGTACGAATactaaagtaataaattaaaaatttatttcgcagGGCTTCGAAGATATTCCTGATCACACATTTCACAAAGCAAAAAACATATTTCTCcgaacattttttgattttaaaattcttggGTCATTACCAAGAGAATCATTTTACCCATTTAATATGGCTGTAAAATCAAAACGGCAGAATCACACTCATTATCTTGAAGACAATGAAAACATGTCTGTGATAAGATTGGAAGCTAAAAAAGATTTCATCTCAGATAGTTTTACTAAACATGACGCTGTtctatatttgtattttttgaaattacatTTGAGGCGACGTGATTCACGTATTATTCCATCATTAGAGTAAGTGTTAATTAAAGACAGACATTGcaggtttatttttaatattttttcttcaaggAAATTATTAAGTCTTAAAACAGTTACATCTTCAACTCTACTTAATGACGAGTAATTTTCTTTGATTCGCTTTGTGTTGTAATTAAAACTGGTAGTTTTCTATTGTAAAGTCGTCATAGAGAAAAGTTGaagctgaataaaaaaattattgagatgTTTTAAGTAGACATGCAACTCTGcttgaagaaaaattcaataaattatttttattttaatacttgataattaaaatatattataaattttatattattacgcagtaaatttataaatttcattaaatattaaatttaaattaaaaatttttcattttagaaAATGGATTCCTGGATGTGGACGACAATTAATCAGACATAATTTGAATATCCACACAAGATTTGCTGAGTTGACGTCATTTCagttatttatgttatttaaaatagtcaAATCTTGGCCTCAGTTTGAAACAAGttcatttttagaatttataaaacctCATTTAGAAAAAGATACGTAacagtatttataatttcgtttcactattattatttcaattattgtaactactgttaaaaaaaaagtcatgtaAATATgcattgtttataaaaatattttaaatcacaaTTGTTGATCAATTAACTgttggataaatttatttatatttatactcaGTTAAAAGTTTCTCATACAGataactcatattttttattttatctccaTAAAATGTATATGTGAACTTTAAACTCACATTTAATCTAACTCTTCATAGTCACTCTGCTATATATTTGTTTCAAGGATTTGATGGTATTCAAaacaagcaaaaaaaataaaaataaataatacgttGAAGGTTTTCAATGCTAATGACGactttctaaaaatatatacaataccTTGGGATTTCCGAGcatcactttttaattttttacattatcaaCAAGACGTTTGTACGAAGTTGTTTCTctataatgattaaaaaagtggttgtatttatttctctctttaatttttctttgaatcAAGATATCGTTTTTCCCGGTgatgaaattcaaatgaaaattaaaattaaaattgataataccGCTGCAACTACTACTACATCTGCAATTAATGTTATTACCAGTACCCCTGCTACAActgtaagtaaattttaaatttatttataataaaatgtagCTCTAGTATACCGacatgatatttaaaattttaatctttatatattagagTGAAAAACAATCAGAAAAGTGCCCAGTAAACATGACCATCATTGAGGATAACGGAGAATATATTTGCGAATGCGTATCAGGATATCTTTATTACCCGCCTTTGGACGGTTGCTTCCAGCCCTACACCCGAGGTCCTTGTTCATCAGGAAATTACTTAGCTTTCAGTCCTGGTGCGTTTACAGCCGAGTGTTTGGAAAATCCCTGCGAAGAAGGCTCTGTTATGTACCAAAATGAATGTCACAAGCTTTTGAAATCTGGCCCACCATGTAATGGAAGTGAAACTCTGATTGTCAATgaagaaaattatgaaataaactGTCAAGAAGTTATTCCAGTTGTCTATCAAGTGATAATGGCTCCAGTAAGACGTTGTGCGCCTGGTTCACGTATGGCCGCTCATGGAATATGCCGAcaacttttataatattttttatttatcaataactctggtatattttatcaaactaaataataattatctatatttatttgtgtgtttacattaaataagatggacaaatttattatctttacgCAATCACTTACACGCTCGAATCGTCGATTGGAAAGTTCAAGGACATGTATCTTTAAGAcgttcaaatataaatttaattatttttaataatgatcatacgttaattttaatttaaaagaaaaaaaagattaaaattgaaattaacgataaaaattttagttacaaTTTAACACCAGCAGGCTTTGACTttgttttgtaaatatttattttttatacatgaatataaataaaaaaaagtcctttTTTCGATTTACCGTTAACCTCggtttaatttgattaatatcctttcaactttttttacgcCAGTTGACCTTGGTACTTTTTAGTGAAGATTATTTAGTCTAGAGTCTATAAAACTAGATTAAGagcaatataatatatcatataaatCTTCTTCATAAGATAAGTGTCACTCATCTCACGTGTTTACTTATTTGGAGAGTCTTAGTTCCATCAGCAATCTAATAATAGGAAGGGAAAACCAGTCTTCCGTCAGTGGATCGAGTTTACAGAAGACCATCATTCAATTCAATAAATCTCATCGAATCACTACGATACTTTTACAAGTACGATACGGATTACGtagcattaattttttttaccaagatgtttatttatttatcaagtatttttatgaTCATTGCAATGTATAATTGTCAAGACATTTATTTTCCAACTGACGAAGAGACGTCGCACATCAGTGGAAATATAGCTACGGTATGTAATGTTAAATCTATCAGtagtgaaataattaattataaataatcaatttttttttttttatatcaataggTAACAGAACGAATACCAGTTTATATTCCAGACAAATGTCCAGAGAATATGTTACTTTATCCAGGAGCTGGTAATAAAAGTGTGTGGATCTGTGATTGTAGGCCTAGATTTCTTTACTTTCCATTGAGTCACAGGTGTCATGAAGCCTACAGACAAGGCCCGTGTGATAAAGGCGAGTATGTTGTACTGCCTTCGGATGACGTTGTACCAAAGTGCAAAGTTAATCCTTGTGGTGAAGATGGTTTAGTTAATTATAATGgagtttgttattatttacaaactaAAGGCGGTCCTTGTGCACCCGATGGAGTACTTGGTGTTAATGAAACTACTTATGAAATTCAATGTATATCGACAGATGTTGCACCGTTTGTTATCATAAATGTGCCACAATTTTCTTGCCCTCCTGGCAGTCGCAGAAATTCTCTCGGTGTTTGCAAAAAACctctttaatttaaacactactcattattataaataatagggtgactcaaaaaaattaaattttcttttgttttcaagttgcaaaaaaaaatttgttagtttaaaatattttcagaattCTCTCCTGAAATCagttcgataaaaaatttttaagaggtcgcttacaattttgaaaattcaaaaaattactaaaatttggattctttttttctttttcgtgacagcaatagtttatatctaaaataatgtactgaaaatttcagttcaaaatttaaataattaaacatagctcaagaatttttaatgtttccgagtgctactttttttatgttttcgagtgacttttgaatattaatattacagTATCTCAAtcttttcaccatcaatttatatcataattaataaaaataatacccgagacatataaaaaataatttacacattttttatattttaattcaatttttaggttttttcggTTATTCAAATCTTAGcgcattttattgtttaagactgtccaGATATTTTCGGTtatgcaaaaattatattttagtgaagtGATAAtcattgagttataaaaaagtacaaaaataaattaaaactattagTTGCATATTAcgaattaatattcaaaattcttgagcgacgtttaaaaatctatattttgagctaaaattttcagcatagtattgattttacagaaaatatttctgtcagaaaaaaaaatttttaattagaatgtaaatcatttttggaatttcgaaatttctcGAGGGACCccttaaacattttttttcaacctggTTTTTAAAGAAGGCTCATAAAACATGTTAAGCTAACAAAGTTtcatatgagaaaaaaaagtcagtttTTTAGGATCactttcatatattatatattttgtataaatttgtttatttttttaaaaatattattgattattatttataatatttatttagctaataaaaatttataattatagaaaacaaaaatatacttttatttataattttaatttacttaaacaatagaatattttttttttaacataaatatatacataattgtTGTAAAGTAATTAgtgagtttaattaaataattggtaagatattttttatgatatgtacattacttttttttccaactggctcataattattttgaatataaaatataacaaattctattgataaaaatatctaatactGACTACAAGCTATAGATTatgtttaatattaaacatatgtattaacttatattaaaaattatgtttatatcagtattaaaagaaaatttccaacaaatcaAATTGTCCGAgagtatatttaatatattattttttatgatcctgaagttcacagacaattaacattttcagattttttttttaagtaaattaaaaaaaaaatatatgcacatgtagaaattgaaaaaaactacaagtgcaatttttaaaataattttttttgtaatttatcacttgaaaaatttctcaaaatcaTTAgccgtcagctaacttcagtatcattctttttttggagttaattttaaaaataataaattaatttatttcatacgGTTGGCTTATACTTGTGCCTTCAATTAATCTTTGTCTCTCTCTAAACATAGAAACTTTCATGTTTTCAAGCTGATgatatttaagtaattttaaaacagcAAATACTGACAGACCGACCCAGACAGAGAGGCTGCTCCAAGCGCCAAATTGTGCGACACctaattcaatataaaatcCAGAAGTATTGATATTgtcttttttatcaatatcatTACCAGCAGCTAGATCACAAGATGGAAATCTTTTGGACATGCATTGACACCAAGTCATAAAACCAAGAGTTATAAATGTTGCGGCAATAAGAGTTACAGCTGCTAAAAATATTGAACTGACTACATCAACGAAAGCTGATAAAAATGAACTGTCTTCTCCATGATACATTAACATTGAAAGACGATATATCTGTACCAATGACGTTATCAGAAGCATTAATCCTACGAATATTGTATAGTTGCAGTAAATTTGTGATCCCCAGTGGACAACTAATTGTCCGTCTGTTTCCTGCCAAACTCCTGTTGAAAACAGAAGACAATGACCTCTAgataaacaaaacaaaaaatatgttaccaatgaataatttatttacttatttattagcaTAGcaaatgaatagaaaaaaatacttgaattcATCCTGATGAAGACTCATAGGAACAATTATACATAGTGACAGTATTGAAGCAACGACATATCCGGCGACTTGACTTATCAACAAAACGTTTGTCAAAGCcatgattaaaaaactttttttttgttgactgATACTTCCAgatgagtaataaataaacgtCACAATCTATTTATTGAAGATTCACAATGAAATTCACTTTTTACAAAACTGTACCAAAACAAATGAAacatttgattttaatttattttaaaattaaagttcaTGATTAACTTGAGTATTTATACGAACGAAAAAAGATTTCAAACAGTATAAACAAATACAgtatttcgtatttttttaaatgcgtgTAAAATTATGATCTTGATTTCATTGTCTATATTTCTCTCTTGCATATCAAAAACACCTATACGACCGACCTAAGATGAGGAATGTGTCATTAAAGATCGATTATTTATGTAATCGATTTTTAATATCGAAAGTTCGATTAGTATTTCAAACTATTCGAGAGATCGATTCTTTAAGTCCGAATTGTCCGAATCAAAGATGGTACAATCGCACGCGCGTTATTGGTTGAAATAAGTAACCCCTGGGGCAGCCGCgggaaatatttgaatttttgaattacaagCACTCGTGGTATTGTTTGACAGGtataagtgtgaatgtagcagacatcagacaaattattaataaatcgagtaaataattaataaaataaaatttttaaaaatgcgcatttaaaaaattttgaaattaataagtgtattttttataaatattattttttaaattatttattctatttatttataattttaaatttgtctgatgtctgctacatatCCACAGGTGCCATAAATTCGTCCTGGGGACATTTGTGGAGAATTTTATCGAGCTTTCGATCAAAAgctaaaaaagtttgaaaatgagctcctattgtaaaaattatcactaaattataagaattttaactCTGATGAGCGcagtttgaaatatttcaattaattaataattgataatccgttttaattcattaatttgttttgatgaataaaatattcactgtttaaaattattaattcaatcttataaaaaactatgaattttctgttgatttaaattcaatttatctcAGAATGAATCGGAATTTCGTTGTTTTTAagataattcgaatttttaaccaaagttgattaattaaaaaattttacgaatttgaatattttatttaaatagaactTAATTATTCAGTGTATGAATTTaagaacaattattattttattcaattttcatatGCGAATAAAAGAATTCTAAAATTGAACCGAGTcgaatcaaattaatttatattatcaatatatttttcatcattaaatattcaagtaatattttataataaacaaaataataattttttttcttaattaaaaaagtgaaaacagttttattttcagtacTGGCGGCCATATTGAACTTCAAGTAGTATTTtccaatttatctataatCGATAGagatcaaattttcataaaaaatattataataaaagtgcttatagtaattattaaataaatttcttcatATCAAAAATGtgaattcattaaaatatatattaataagtgTCGATTTTGAACagtattataaatgaaattaaaatatttacttttatagaTCGAAATCAAAATTACAGTGATATGAacgttcaa comes from Microplitis demolitor isolate Queensland-Clemson2020A chromosome 8, iyMicDemo2.1a, whole genome shotgun sequence and encodes:
- the LOC103573215 gene encoding dimethyladenosine transferase 2, mitochondrial: MSVKSRTNMIFRMFVTRIKQPSETEVGLFNVDVYPKISQTQKLPCYSDSDLDVNKNDDSGEITLNEKTTVNKKVIQVLSDTGDVDLNHIPRECLRRLRVPQSLHLLNKNTAKEFSSMIVNDVKSNIPVLEINPGPGFLTEELLRNDVSRVYLYERLRKFDWYLDPLVKKYGSRVEVRHHNILNLQYIEVIDLKSGSTNMQKIFEGIEKKEWHEEPSMQIIGAVSNGQFLNYLQYSMLTRYLSDFGRVILYIATRPSIVKGFEDIPDHTFHKAKNIFLRTFFDFKILGSLPRESFYPFNMAVKSKRQNHTHYLEDNENMSVIRLEAKKDFISDSFTKHDAVLYLYFLKLHLRRRDSRIIPSLEKWIPGCGRQLIRHNLNIHTRFAELTSFQLFMLFKIVKSWPQFETSSFLEFIKPHLEKDT
- the LOC128668482 gene encoding uncharacterized protein LOC128668482; the protein is MTIIEDNGEYICECVSGYLYYPPLDGCFQPYTRGPCSSGNYLAFSPGAFTAECLENPCEEGSVMYQNECHKLLKSGPPCNGSETLIVNEENYEINCQEVIPVVYQVIMAPVRRCAPGSRMAAHGICRQLL
- the LOC103573210 gene encoding transmembrane protein 179, yielding MALTNVLLISQVAGYVVASILSLCIIVPMSLHQDEFKGHCLLFSTGVWQETDGQLVVHWGSQIYCNYTIFVGLMLLITSLVQIYRLSMLMYHGEDSSFLSAFVDVVSSIFLAAVTLIAATFITLGFMTWCQCMSKRFPSCDLAAGNDIDKKDNINTSGFYIELGVAQFGAWSSLSVWVGLSVFAVLKLLKYHQLENMKVSMFRERQRLIEGTSISQPYEIN
- the LOC103573214 gene encoding uncharacterized protein LOC103573214; this translates as MYNCQDIYFPTDEETSHISGNIATVTERIPVYIPDKCPENMLLYPGAGNKSVWICDCRPRFLYFPLSHRCHEAYRQGPCDKGEYVVLPSDDVVPKCKVNPCGEDGLVNYNGVCYYLQTKGGPCAPDGVLGVNETTYEIQCISTDVAPFVIINVPQFSCPPGSRRNSLGVCKKPL